A region of the Streptomyces sp. NBC_00442 genome:
GTGCGTGGCCGATGCGGTGCAGGAGGCCGGGGACGTCCTGGGCCCGGACCTCGATCACGGTGGCGTGGCGGGAGGCCGAGGGGGCCACCGTCACCCGGGGCGGTGGTGCCTGGCCGCCGCGACGGCGGGGATAGGCCGCCTCGCGTTCGGCGAGGCGCGCCTCGATGTCGAGGGAGCCGTCGAGCGCGCGCACCAGGTCGGCGCGGAGCCGGCTGTCCTGCGGCAGCGAGCCGTACTCCGCGGCCACCCGCCACTCCAGGAGCAGCACCGGGCCGCCGACCGGATCGGGGAGTTCGACGGCGCGCAGTTCCGCGGTGCGGACGGTCAGACGGTGCAGGGCGAGGACCCCGGCCGTCACGGGCAGGACGCTCGGCCGGTCGGGAACGGCGACCAGAAGCCGCGCGCCGAGGGGTTCTTCCTCCGGTGAGCCGTCGGCGCGGGCCCGCAGGGCGAGGACGGGCCCGCCGGTGCGATGGGCCTCCACCGCGAGGCGCTCCTGTTCGGCGGTGACCGCGGCTGGCTCGGGGTCGGCGGGCTCGCCGGCGAGGACCGCCGCGACCCGTTTGACCAGGTCGGCGACGAGCGCGCCGCGCCAGGAGGACCAGGCGGCGGGGCCGGTGGCCAGCGCGTCGGCCTCGGTGAGGGCGTGCAGCAGTTCCAGGGTGCCGGTCGAGCCGACGGCGTCGGCGACCGAGCGCACGGTCACCGGGTCGTCGAGATCGCGCCGGGTCGCGGTCTCGATGAGCAGGAGGTGACGGCGTACGAGGGTGGCGACGACGTCCACGTCGGCGGCGGGGAAGCCGATCCGGGCGGCCATGTCGCGGGCGATGGTCTCGCCGGCCACGCTGTGGTCGCCGGGCCAGCCCTTGCCGATGTCGTGCAGGAGGGCGGCGACGAGGAGCAGGTCGGGGCGGTGCACCCGGCGGGTGAGGCGGGAGGCGCGGACCGCGGTCTCGACGAGGTGGCGGTCGACGGTCCAGGTGTGCACGGCATTGCGCTGGGGCCGGCTGCGCACGCGCTCCCAGTCGGGCAGCAGCCGCGTGACGAGGCCCTCCGCCTCCAGGGCCTCCCACACGGCGACGGTGGACTCGCCCGCGCCGAGCAGGGTGACGAGCTGGTCGCGGGCCTCGGCGGGCCAGGGCGTCGGCAGGGGTCCGGCCGCGGCCGCGAGGCGGCGTACGGCGTGCAGGGAGATGGGCAGGCCGCAGCGGGCGGCCGCGGCGGCGGCGCGCAGCGGCAGGACGGGGTCCTTCTCGGGGCGGGCGGTCAGCGCGAGCACGACCTCGCCGTCCTGCTCGACGACGCCTTCGGCGAGGGGGGTGCGTGCGGGGGCGACGGTGTGGCCGCCGCCGAACAGCCGGCGAAGGCGCGGCCGGGCGGAGCGTGCGCGCAGCACCCGGCCCACCTCGCGCCAGGTGACGTCGCCGGCGTAGGAGATGACGCGGGCCGACTCCGATACCTGACGGAGCATCACATCGGCGTCCAGAAGGTCGAGTTCGGCCGCGACGGCGTCCTGTTCCTGGAGGGCGAGGCGGTCGGTGGCGCGGCCGGTGCACAGGTGCAGCGCGTCGCGTACGTCCAGGAGGCGGCGCCGCGCCTCGGCGAGGCCCTCCCTCGGGGCGTCGGCGAGCCAGGACGCGGCGACGGCGCGCAGGGCGGTGGCGTCCCGCAGTCCGCCCCTCGCTTCCTTGAGGTCGCCTTCGAGGAGGTACTGCAACTCGCCCTGGCGGTGCGCCCGTTCACGGCACAGCTCGTCGAGTTCGGGCAGCCGCTTGGGGGCGGTGTTGCGCCAGTCCGCGAGGACGGTGGTGCGCAGCGCCGAGGTGAGGGCGAGGTCGCCGGCGACATGGCGGGCGTCCAGGAGGCCGAGCTGCACCTTGAGATCCTCGCCCGCGGTCCTGCGGGCCTCGGCTGCGGTGCGCACCGAGTGGTCGAGGGCCAGGCCGAGGTCCCACACCGGGTACCAGAGGCGGTCGGCGAGCAGGGAGAGGGCTCCGGCGTCGGCCCGTCCGTCGTGCAGGAGCAGCAGGTCGAGGTCGCTGCGCGGGGAGAGCTCGCCCCGGCCGTAGCCGCCGACCGCGACCAGGGACGCGCCGCTCACCCCGGCCTCCTGGGCGGCGGCGGCGAACAGGGTGGCGAGCCAGTCGTCGGTCAGCTCGGCCAGGGCCGTGCGGCGCGGCGGCCCGGACCGCCCCTTCTCGTCGAGAAGGCGCAGCCGGGCCGCCGCGTAGCCGCCGGGCTCGGAGTCGTCGTCACGGGATCCGGTACTCACTTCAACGCTCGTCACCCAGCAGCTCCTTGCCCGTGCCTACAGTGCGTCAGGTCCGCGTTCGCCGGTCCGCACCCGGACCGCCGTCTCGACGGGCACGCTCCACACCTTGCCGTCGCCG
Encoded here:
- a CDS encoding [protein-PII] uridylyltransferase, translated to MTSVEVSTGSRDDDSEPGGYAAARLRLLDEKGRSGPPRRTALAELTDDWLATLFAAAAQEAGVSGASLVAVGGYGRGELSPRSDLDLLLLHDGRADAGALSLLADRLWYPVWDLGLALDHSVRTAAEARRTAGEDLKVQLGLLDARHVAGDLALTSALRTTVLADWRNTAPKRLPELDELCRERAHRQGELQYLLEGDLKEARGGLRDATALRAVAASWLADAPREGLAEARRRLLDVRDALHLCTGRATDRLALQEQDAVAAELDLLDADVMLRQVSESARVISYAGDVTWREVGRVLRARSARPRLRRLFGGGHTVAPARTPLAEGVVEQDGEVVLALTARPEKDPVLPLRAAAAAARCGLPISLHAVRRLAAAAGPLPTPWPAEARDQLVTLLGAGESTVAVWEALEAEGLVTRLLPDWERVRSRPQRNAVHTWTVDRHLVETAVRASRLTRRVHRPDLLLVAALLHDIGKGWPGDHSVAGETIARDMAARIGFPAADVDVVATLVRRHLLLIETATRRDLDDPVTVRSVADAVGSTGTLELLHALTEADALATGPAAWSSWRGALVADLVKRVAAVLAGEPADPEPAAVTAEQERLAVEAHRTGGPVLALRARADGSPEEEPLGARLLVAVPDRPSVLPVTAGVLALHRLTVRTAELRAVELPDPVGGPVLLLEWRVAAEYGSLPQDSRLRADLVRALDGSLDIEARLAEREAAYPRRRGGQAPPPRVTVAPSASRHATVIEVRAQDVPGLLHRIGHALETVGVRVRSAHVSTLGSNAVDAFYVTDGAGVPLAPAEAAKVAGELESALGDASGPS